A stretch of Lysobacter sp. K5869 DNA encodes these proteins:
- a CDS encoding TonB-dependent receptor has translation MASFVRNPEVRYRRLSLALALALAAPLAQAADAADAAGPGVTLDAVQVTGTNLKRSDEAGVNPVLVLDRAQIEKSGKVTVSDLLRSLTVNSGNSFNEQYTGSFANGSAGVSLRGLSQKNTLVLVNGYRVASYGFAQSTQDNFVDLNALPLGAIERVEILKDGASALYGSDAIAGVVNLILRKKIEGVEVDASYGAATEGGIDQQSLGLRAGHGDPSKDGYSLRFSLDVFKRGQLNADERDLTKSGDYRSEPGGRLAGWSTQGGAFLSNPRAPVAFACQPGTQSRPYSDFGSPLPGNACAFNTQPYRTLIPDVERYQALVAGDVWFNDKVQGFGEILYSTSHNGAYFSAPMTVGAGLRAYDRSTGRLVDIPAVLPVGHPNNPNAVPTPFEYSFLDLGARYKINKSQFSRALFGLRGHGEVWDWEVAASHSESRQREYVRNFLNRYAFEQVLRDGSYDFLNPSRTPGALDALRLSTRRPGTYRLSTLSGKISGFPFQWRAGDVGVAAGVEFRDEAQDARTSPQVLSGTELRPAINLIDGDRRVAAAFFELSLKPWEQVEVQLAGRGDHYSDFGSAFSPKLGVRWQLNDDFLLRFNASRGFRAPSLPEIAQSTTISYGSVIDPYDPVQPGASRGVTILRAGNSNLKAERSSNINLGLLWAPDADTSLGIDLYRIRQDDLIAPDNVQFVVSNPAANPGRVTRDAQGRLQLVENRYANQGTLTTTGFDIEGRKVWHAGEDTWTLDGTWTRLLSYEQPLVAGQAKRDGAGSNLFGALPKWRGITSLAWGHGDWNAQLSWRYIGGYQQQVVDARSNPGLRSKVDDYHQFDLYVGYEGLQNTTLYASVQNLADKAPPFDPAGGALPYDITQYDALGRFVTVGVKYKF, from the coding sequence ATGGCTTCGTTCGTCCGCAATCCCGAAGTGCGTTACCGACGTTTGTCGCTGGCGCTCGCGCTCGCCCTGGCCGCGCCGCTGGCGCAGGCCGCCGACGCGGCCGATGCCGCCGGCCCCGGCGTCACCCTCGACGCGGTGCAGGTCACCGGCACCAACCTCAAGCGCAGCGACGAAGCCGGGGTGAATCCGGTGCTGGTGCTCGACCGCGCGCAGATCGAGAAGAGCGGCAAGGTCACCGTCTCCGACCTGCTGCGCAGCCTCACCGTCAACAGCGGCAACAGCTTCAACGAGCAGTACACCGGCAGCTTCGCCAACGGCTCGGCCGGCGTCTCGCTGCGCGGCCTGAGCCAGAAGAACACCCTGGTGCTGGTCAACGGCTACCGCGTGGCGTCGTACGGCTTCGCTCAGAGCACCCAGGACAACTTCGTCGATCTCAACGCGCTGCCGCTGGGCGCGATCGAACGCGTGGAAATCCTCAAGGACGGCGCGTCGGCGCTGTACGGTTCCGACGCAATCGCCGGTGTGGTCAATCTGATCCTGCGCAAGAAGATCGAGGGCGTGGAAGTCGACGCTTCGTATGGCGCGGCCACCGAAGGCGGCATCGATCAGCAGAGTCTGGGCCTGCGCGCCGGCCACGGCGATCCGAGCAAGGACGGTTACAGCCTGCGTTTCAGCCTGGACGTGTTCAAGCGCGGCCAACTCAACGCCGACGAGCGCGATCTGACCAAGAGCGGCGATTACCGCTCCGAACCGGGCGGCCGTCTGGCCGGTTGGTCGACCCAGGGCGGCGCGTTCCTGAGCAACCCGCGCGCGCCGGTCGCGTTCGCCTGCCAGCCGGGCACGCAGTCGCGGCCGTACAGCGATTTCGGCAGCCCGCTGCCGGGCAACGCCTGCGCCTTCAACACCCAGCCTTACCGCACGCTCATTCCCGACGTGGAGCGCTATCAGGCGCTGGTCGCCGGCGATGTGTGGTTCAACGATAAGGTCCAGGGCTTCGGCGAAATCCTCTACAGCACCAGCCACAACGGCGCGTACTTCAGCGCGCCGATGACGGTCGGCGCCGGCTTGCGCGCCTACGACCGCAGCACCGGCCGCCTGGTCGACATCCCGGCGGTGTTGCCGGTCGGCCATCCGAACAATCCCAATGCGGTGCCGACCCCGTTCGAGTACTCCTTCCTCGACCTCGGCGCGCGCTACAAGATCAACAAGTCGCAGTTCTCGCGCGCGCTGTTCGGCCTGCGCGGGCACGGCGAGGTGTGGGATTGGGAAGTCGCCGCCAGCCATTCGGAAAGCCGCCAGCGCGAGTACGTGCGCAACTTCCTCAACCGCTACGCGTTCGAGCAGGTGCTGCGCGACGGCAGCTACGACTTCCTCAATCCCTCGCGCACGCCCGGCGCGCTCGACGCGCTGCGCCTGTCCACGCGCCGCCCGGGCACGTATCGGCTGAGCACGCTCAGCGGCAAGATCTCCGGCTTCCCGTTCCAGTGGCGCGCCGGCGATGTCGGCGTGGCCGCGGGCGTTGAGTTCCGCGACGAAGCGCAGGACGCGCGCACCAGCCCGCAGGTGCTGTCGGGCACCGAGCTGCGTCCGGCGATCAATCTGATCGACGGCGACCGCCGCGTCGCCGCCGCGTTCTTCGAGCTCAGCCTCAAGCCCTGGGAACAGGTGGAAGTGCAGCTGGCCGGCCGCGGCGACCACTACAGCGACTTCGGCAGCGCGTTCTCGCCCAAGCTCGGCGTGCGCTGGCAGCTCAACGACGATTTCCTGCTGCGCTTCAACGCCTCGCGCGGCTTCCGCGCGCCGTCGCTGCCGGAGATCGCGCAGAGCACCACGATCAGCTACGGCTCGGTGATCGATCCCTACGACCCGGTCCAGCCCGGCGCCTCGCGCGGCGTGACGATCCTGCGCGCCGGCAATTCCAACCTGAAGGCCGAGCGCTCCAGCAACATCAACCTCGGCCTGCTGTGGGCGCCGGACGCCGACACCAGCCTGGGCATCGATCTGTACCGCATCCGCCAGGACGATCTGATCGCGCCGGACAACGTGCAGTTCGTGGTGTCGAACCCGGCCGCGAATCCGGGCCGCGTCACCCGCGACGCGCAGGGCCGCCTGCAACTGGTGGAGAACCGCTACGCCAACCAGGGCACGCTGACCACTACGGGTTTCGATATCGAAGGCCGCAAGGTCTGGCACGCCGGCGAAGACACCTGGACCCTGGACGGCACCTGGACCCGCCTGCTGAGCTATGAGCAGCCGCTGGTGGCCGGGCAGGCCAAGCGCGACGGCGCCGGCAGCAACCTGTTCGGCGCGCTGCCGAAGTGGCGCGGCATCACCTCGCTGGCCTGGGGCCACGGCGATTGGAACGCGCAGCTGTCGTGGCGCTACATCGGCGGCTACCAGCAGCAGGTGGTCGATGCGCGCAGCAATCCGGGTCTGCGCAGCAAGGTCGACGACTACCACCAGTTCGATCTGTACGTCGGTTACGAGGGGCTGCAGAACACCACGCTGTACGCCTCGGTGCAGAACCTCGCCGACAAGGCGCCGCCGTTCGATCCGGCCGGCGGCGCGTTGCCGTACGACATCACCCAGTACGACGCGCTCGGCCGCTTCGTCACGGTGGGGGTGAAGTACAAGTTCTGA
- a CDS encoding DUF885 domain-containing protein, which produces MRSPHRTSLVLALSASLLALSMTACKPHDANAPAAASAPAQAATVAADPAVDAAFAEVSKHWLDGVMKINPIAATQIGDHRYDGEIDDLSAPGRQHQLDFSKKLLGELDAIDATKLSRENQVDALILRNRLQADIWNLQTLQSWAWDPQVYSGLAGDAIYNLMAREFAPMPQRLQSATERMEKIPQIFAQARANLDPARVPKIHAETVAKQNAGVLSLIDTFIVPNAGQLKGEQRKRLDAAVAGLRKAVAEQQTWLDKTLVPNAKGDFRIGQTLYDEKLKFSLNSSLSRAQIMQRAKAELARVRGEMYAIAQKELKGKPNAPALPDKPTPEQQQAAIEAALELAYADKAPRDQVVDFAKQTLAQATEFTRAKHLVTVPDAPVKVILMPEFQRGVALAYCDSPGPLDKGLDTYYAISPIPDDWNDAQVNSFLREYNTRMIHLLSIHEAMPGHYLEGAHSAKAPSTLRAVLRSGVFAEGWAVYTEDLMADSGYLDNDPLFRLVQLKFYLRSIGNAILDQGVQVEDWSREQAMDFMTRQTFQQEREAAGKWVRAQLTSAQLPTYFVGAQEHFDMRRAVEEKLGPKFEIKAYHDQVLSYGAPPVRFVRELMLDEPIR; this is translated from the coding sequence ATGCGTTCGCCGCATCGCACCTCGCTCGTCCTCGCCCTGTCCGCTTCCCTGCTGGCCCTGTCCATGACCGCCTGCAAGCCGCACGACGCCAACGCCCCCGCCGCCGCCAGCGCGCCCGCGCAGGCCGCGACGGTCGCCGCCGATCCGGCCGTGGACGCGGCCTTCGCCGAAGTGTCCAAGCACTGGCTCGACGGGGTGATGAAGATCAACCCGATCGCCGCGACCCAGATCGGCGATCACCGCTACGACGGCGAGATCGACGACCTCAGCGCGCCGGGCCGCCAGCACCAGCTCGACTTCAGCAAGAAGCTGCTCGGCGAACTCGACGCGATCGACGCGACCAAGCTGTCGCGCGAGAACCAGGTCGACGCGCTGATCCTGCGCAACCGCCTGCAAGCCGACATCTGGAATCTGCAGACCCTGCAGAGCTGGGCCTGGGATCCGCAGGTCTACAGCGGCCTGGCTGGCGATGCGATCTACAACCTGATGGCGCGCGAGTTCGCGCCGATGCCGCAGCGCCTGCAGTCGGCGACCGAACGCATGGAGAAGATCCCGCAGATCTTCGCCCAGGCCCGCGCCAACCTGGATCCGGCGCGGGTGCCGAAGATCCACGCCGAGACCGTGGCCAAGCAGAACGCCGGCGTGCTGAGCCTGATCGACACCTTCATCGTGCCCAACGCCGGCCAGCTCAAGGGCGAACAGCGCAAGCGCCTGGACGCCGCCGTCGCCGGCCTGCGCAAGGCCGTGGCCGAACAACAGACGTGGCTCGACAAGACCTTGGTGCCCAACGCCAAGGGCGATTTCCGCATCGGCCAGACCCTGTACGACGAGAAGCTGAAGTTCTCGCTCAACTCCTCGCTGTCGCGCGCGCAGATCATGCAGCGCGCCAAGGCCGAGCTGGCGCGCGTGCGCGGCGAGATGTACGCGATCGCGCAGAAGGAACTCAAGGGCAAGCCGAACGCGCCGGCGCTGCCGGACAAGCCCACGCCCGAGCAGCAGCAGGCCGCGATCGAGGCCGCGCTGGAGTTGGCGTACGCCGACAAGGCGCCGCGCGACCAGGTCGTCGACTTCGCCAAGCAAACCCTCGCCCAGGCCACCGAGTTCACCCGCGCCAAGCATCTGGTGACCGTGCCCGACGCGCCGGTCAAGGTGATCCTGATGCCGGAGTTCCAGCGCGGCGTGGCCTTGGCCTATTGCGACTCGCCCGGCCCGCTCGACAAGGGCCTGGACACCTACTACGCGATCTCGCCGATTCCCGACGACTGGAACGACGCGCAGGTGAACTCGTTCCTGCGCGAATACAACACGCGCATGATCCACCTGCTGTCGATCCACGAAGCCATGCCGGGCCATTACCTGGAAGGCGCGCATTCGGCCAAGGCGCCGTCCACGCTGCGCGCGGTGCTGCGCTCGGGCGTGTTCGCCGAAGGCTGGGCGGTCTACACCGAGGACCTGATGGCCGACTCGGGCTATCTCGACAACGACCCGCTGTTCCGTCTGGTCCAACTCAAGTTCTACCTGCGCAGCATCGGCAACGCGATCCTCGACCAGGGCGTGCAGGTCGAGGACTGGAGCCGCGAGCAGGCGATGGACTTCATGACCCGGCAGACCTTCCAGCAAGAGCGCGAAGCCGCCGGCAAGTGGGTGCGGGCGCAGCTGACCTCGGCGCAGCTGCCGACCTACTTCGTCGGCGCGCAGGAACACTTCGACATGCGTCGCGCGGTGGAGGAGAAGCTCGGTCCGAAGTTCGAGATCAAGGCGTACCACGACCAAGTGCTGTCGTACGGCGCGCCGCCGGTGCGGTTCGTGCGCGAGTTGATGTTGGACGAGCCGATTCGTTGA
- a CDS encoding substrate-binding domain-containing protein, whose translation MFKVQIQPKWTLHAADGRPLPPKLIELLLGVHATGSLAAACRDLGVSYRYAWGLLQDSQALFGAPLLRMARGRGARLTPLGERLVWAEQRIAARLAPTLDSLASEVEVELGRALSAQAAPPRVHAAHGFAVETLRRFLDEADAGIDLKYRSPSEALDALRIGACDLAGVHLPIGEFERDILAHYAERIDPHGDRVLHLATRRIGLILAPGNPKRIRALPDLLRADVRFIHRQPGSGARLLLERMLARLGHSIREVRGCGIDELTHAAVAAYVASGMADAGFGLETPARRYGLEFVPVATEHYFFLARASTLESPALGETLAILRSERFRDELGKLAGYDAGRCGEVQEFFEAFGAAREVFA comes from the coding sequence ATGTTCAAGGTCCAAATCCAACCCAAATGGACGCTTCATGCCGCCGATGGGCGGCCGCTGCCGCCGAAATTGATCGAGCTGTTGCTGGGCGTGCACGCGACCGGTTCGCTGGCCGCGGCCTGCCGCGATCTGGGCGTGTCGTATCGCTATGCGTGGGGCTTGCTGCAGGATTCGCAGGCGCTGTTCGGCGCGCCGCTGCTGCGCATGGCGCGCGGCCGCGGCGCGCGGCTGACGCCGCTGGGCGAGCGTCTGGTGTGGGCCGAGCAGCGCATCGCCGCGCGGCTGGCGCCGACGCTGGACAGTCTGGCCTCGGAAGTGGAGGTCGAACTCGGCCGCGCGCTCAGCGCCCAGGCCGCGCCGCCGCGCGTGCACGCCGCGCACGGCTTCGCGGTCGAAACCTTGCGCCGGTTTCTCGACGAGGCCGACGCCGGCATCGACCTGAAGTACCGCAGCCCCAGCGAAGCCCTCGACGCGCTGCGCATCGGCGCCTGCGATCTGGCCGGCGTGCATTTGCCGATCGGCGAATTCGAGCGCGACATCCTCGCCCATTACGCCGAACGCATCGACCCGCACGGCGACCGCGTGCTGCATCTGGCCACGCGCCGGATCGGCCTGATCCTCGCGCCGGGCAATCCCAAGCGCATCCGCGCGCTGCCCGATCTGCTGCGCGCGGACGTGCGCTTCATCCATCGCCAGCCCGGTTCCGGCGCGCGCTTGTTGTTGGAGCGGATGCTGGCGCGGCTGGGGCATTCGATCCGCGAGGTGCGCGGCTGCGGCATCGACGAGCTGACTCACGCCGCGGTCGCGGCGTATGTCGCCAGCGGCATGGCCGATGCCGGCTTCGGTCTGGAAACGCCGGCGCGGCGGTATGGATTGGAATTCGTGCCGGTGGCGACCGAGCACTATTTCTTTTTGGCCCGCGCTAGCACCTTGGAATCGCCGGCGTTGGGCGAGACCTTGGCGATCCTGCGCAGCGAGCGGTTTCGCGACGAACTGGGCAAGCTCGCGGGCTACGACGCGGGGCGTTGCGGCGAGGTGCAGGAGTTCTTCGAAGCGTTCGGCGCAGCGCGCGAAGTGTTCGCCTGA
- a CDS encoding OFA family MFS transporter yields the protein MSTSHSAAIAAPQPATEGLLSKERIVAKPGFNRWLVPPAALAIHLCIGMAYGFSVFWLPLSKAVGIEQPLECPADMGFFARMVATGCDWKVSALGWMYTLFFVLLGCSAALWGGWLERAGPRKAGVVSALCWCGGLVISAIGIKTHQIWLLWLGSGVIGGIGLGLGYISPVSTLIKWFPDRRGMATGMAIMGFGGGAMIGSPLADALMKRFATADSVGVFETFLILAAGYFVFMMAGAFGYRVPPSGWQPAGWTPPPAKDNAMITQQHVHASKVWGIPQFWLLWGVLCLNVSAGIGVIGMASPMLQEVFGGKLIGVDGGIKSLGEDQLKAIAAIAAGFTGLLSLFNIGGRFFWASASDYLGRKLTYVVFFVLGFVLYASAPSAGSAGSIAAFVAICCVIVSMYGGGFATVPAYLADLFGTQMVGAIHGRLLTAWATAGILGPVVVNYMRDYQLGLGLPPSQVYNTTMYILAAMLVLGLLCNLMVRPIAQKHFMTPDELAREKALAHEKTGRNGEAAYSAEQLALVGRGGNPALVLAAWAAVGIPLAWGMWVTLQKAFVLFH from the coding sequence ATGTCCACGAGCCACAGCGCGGCGATCGCCGCACCGCAACCGGCCACGGAAGGCTTGCTGTCGAAAGAACGCATCGTCGCCAAGCCCGGATTCAACCGCTGGCTGGTGCCGCCGGCGGCGCTGGCGATCCACCTGTGCATCGGCATGGCCTACGGCTTCAGCGTGTTCTGGCTGCCGCTGTCCAAAGCCGTGGGCATCGAGCAACCGCTGGAGTGCCCGGCGGACATGGGCTTCTTCGCGCGCATGGTCGCCACCGGCTGCGATTGGAAAGTCAGCGCGCTGGGCTGGATGTACACGCTGTTCTTCGTCCTGCTGGGCTGCTCGGCGGCGCTGTGGGGCGGCTGGCTGGAACGCGCGGGGCCGCGCAAGGCCGGCGTGGTCTCGGCGCTGTGCTGGTGCGGCGGCTTGGTGATCTCGGCCATCGGCATCAAGACCCATCAGATCTGGCTGCTGTGGCTGGGCTCGGGCGTGATCGGCGGCATCGGCCTGGGGCTGGGCTACATCTCGCCGGTGTCGACCCTGATCAAATGGTTTCCCGACCGCCGCGGCATGGCCACCGGCATGGCGATCATGGGCTTCGGCGGCGGCGCGATGATCGGCAGCCCGCTCGCCGACGCGCTGATGAAGCGCTTCGCCACCGCCGATTCGGTCGGCGTGTTCGAAACCTTCCTGATCCTGGCCGCGGGCTACTTCGTGTTCATGATGGCCGGCGCGTTCGGCTACCGCGTGCCGCCCAGCGGCTGGCAACCGGCCGGCTGGACGCCGCCGCCGGCCAAGGACAACGCGATGATCACCCAGCAGCACGTGCACGCCAGCAAGGTCTGGGGCATTCCGCAGTTCTGGCTGCTGTGGGGCGTGCTGTGCCTCAACGTCTCCGCCGGCATCGGCGTGATCGGCATGGCCTCGCCGATGCTGCAGGAAGTGTTCGGCGGCAAGCTGATCGGCGTCGACGGCGGCATCAAATCGCTCGGCGAGGATCAGCTCAAGGCCATCGCCGCGATCGCCGCCGGCTTCACCGGCCTGCTGAGCCTGTTCAACATCGGCGGGCGGTTCTTCTGGGCCTCGGCCTCGGATTACCTCGGCCGCAAGCTGACCTACGTGGTGTTCTTCGTGCTCGGCTTCGTGCTGTACGCGTCGGCGCCCTCGGCCGGTTCGGCCGGCAGCATCGCCGCGTTCGTGGCGATCTGCTGCGTGATCGTGTCGATGTACGGCGGCGGCTTCGCCACGGTGCCGGCGTATCTGGCCGATCTGTTCGGCACTCAGATGGTCGGCGCGATCCACGGCCGCCTGCTCACCGCCTGGGCCACCGCCGGCATCCTCGGGCCGGTGGTGGTCAACTACATGCGCGATTACCAGCTCGGCCTGGGCCTGCCGCCTTCGCAGGTCTACAACACCACGATGTATATCCTGGCGGCGATGCTGGTGCTGGGCCTGCTGTGCAATCTGATGGTGCGGCCGATCGCGCAGAAGCACTTCATGACGCCGGACGAACTGGCGCGCGAAAAAGCGCTGGCCCACGAAAAGACCGGCCGCAACGGCGAGGCCGCCTACAGCGCCGAGCAGTTGGCCTTGGTCGGCCGCGGCGGCAATCCCGCGCTGGTGTTGGCGGCCTGGGCCGCGGTCGGCATCCCGCTGGCCTGGGGCATGTGGGTGACCTTGCAGAAAGCCTTCGTGCTGTTCCACTGA
- the fdhD gene encoding formate dehydrogenase accessory sulfurtransferase FdhD — MDEVAAEVPVALAYNGEAFAVMMATPDDIADFALGFSLSEGIVAAPAELAIDEIATSLEGISVALRVPPERAAALQARRRNLQGRSGCGVCGTESIEAVLRPPPRVGDGPRIGAAALQRALRELRRSQPLNALTGATHAAAWADADGALRFVREDVGRHNALDKLIGAMAAAGADPQRGFCVVTSRASYEMAMKAAQAGIALLAAISAPTALAIALADSCGLTLIGFARDDGHAVYTHPQRLQDDDAVAAPRVTDLPDER; from the coding sequence ATGGACGAAGTCGCCGCCGAAGTGCCGGTGGCGCTGGCGTACAACGGCGAAGCCTTCGCAGTGATGATGGCCACGCCCGACGACATCGCCGACTTCGCGCTCGGGTTTTCGCTCAGCGAAGGCATCGTCGCCGCGCCGGCCGAGTTGGCGATCGACGAGATCGCGACCTCGCTGGAAGGCATCAGCGTCGCCTTGCGCGTGCCGCCCGAACGCGCCGCCGCGCTGCAAGCGCGCCGGCGCAACCTGCAAGGCCGCAGCGGCTGCGGCGTGTGCGGCACCGAAAGCATCGAAGCGGTGCTGCGGCCGCCGCCGCGGGTCGGCGACGGCCCGCGCATCGGCGCCGCCGCGCTGCAGCGCGCGCTGCGCGAACTGCGCCGCAGCCAACCGCTCAACGCGCTCACCGGCGCCACCCACGCCGCCGCCTGGGCCGACGCCGACGGCGCGTTGCGCTTCGTGCGCGAGGACGTCGGCCGCCACAACGCGCTCGACAAACTGATCGGCGCGATGGCCGCGGCCGGCGCCGATCCGCAGCGCGGCTTCTGCGTGGTCACCAGCCGCGCCAGTTACGAGATGGCGATGAAGGCCGCGCAGGCCGGCATCGCCCTGCTCGCCGCGATCTCGGCGCCGACCGCGCTGGCGATCGCCCTGGCCGACAGCTGCGGCCTGACCTTGATCGGCTTCGCCCGCGACGACGGGCACGCCGTCTACACCCATCCGCAGCGGTTGCAGGACGACGACGCCGTCGCCGCGCCGCGCGTCACGGACCTTCCCGATGAGCGATAA
- a CDS encoding FdhF/YdeP family oxidoreductase translates to MSDKNPIRRYDGPAGGWGALRSVAKHLIEQDVPVSGARTLLSANQPDGFDCPGCAWPDRDHTSTFEFCENGAKAVAAEATKHRATPDLFAEHTVAELARYSDHWLENQGRLTHPMRWDAASDKYLPITWNEAFARIGEHLRALASPDEALFYTSGRCSNEAAFLYQLFVREFGTNNFPDCSNMCHEPSGTAMKAQIGVGKGTVLLRDFELAQAIFIFGQNPGTNHPRMLGELRQAAKRGAAIVSFNPLRERGLEKFADPQDKLEMLHNGSTRISSDYFQLRIGGDLAAVKGIIKRVLELDAQAQRDGGARLIDTAFIAEHTDGFDAFAADVAAESWDTIVAESGLSRAQIERAGDIYAQAESVICCWGMGITQHKHSVATIHMIVNLLLLRGNIGRDGAGACPVRGHSNVQGDRTMGIYEKPSTAFLDRLRDVFGFEPPRRHGHDTVGAIEAMLDGRCKTFFGLGGNFATATPDTEATHRALRRCDLTVHVTTKLNRSHLVHGRDAYILPCLGRTEIDMQAAGPQGVTVEDSMSMVHLSAGINAPAAPELLSEPAIVARLAHATLGERSKIDWLDLIGDYDRIRDLIARVFDDFHDFNRRVRVPGGFHLPNAAAERRWINPQGKALFKPHAVPTDLPVHRARAHAAQPVFTLATTRSHDQYNTTIYGLNDRYRGVFGERRVLFIHAEDIAELGMKAGDWVDLESLCEDGIKRSAQRFLLVEYDIPRGCLAAYYPETNALVPLSSFADEARTPTSKSIPVIVHPHVPAGEGLRSAKDIGLVRID, encoded by the coding sequence ATGAGCGATAAGAACCCGATCCGCCGCTACGACGGCCCCGCCGGCGGCTGGGGCGCGTTGCGCAGCGTAGCCAAGCATCTGATCGAGCAAGACGTGCCGGTCAGCGGCGCGCGCACCCTGCTCTCGGCCAACCAGCCCGACGGCTTCGACTGCCCCGGCTGCGCCTGGCCCGACCGCGACCACACCTCCACCTTCGAGTTCTGCGAAAACGGCGCCAAGGCCGTCGCCGCCGAAGCGACCAAGCACCGCGCCACGCCGGACCTGTTCGCCGAACACACCGTCGCCGAACTCGCGCGCTACAGCGACCACTGGCTGGAAAACCAGGGCCGCCTGACCCACCCGATGCGCTGGGACGCGGCCAGCGACAAATACCTGCCGATCACCTGGAACGAAGCCTTCGCCCGCATCGGCGAGCACCTGCGCGCGTTGGCCTCGCCCGACGAAGCGCTGTTCTACACCTCCGGCCGCTGCAGCAACGAAGCCGCGTTCCTCTATCAGCTGTTCGTGCGCGAGTTCGGCACCAACAACTTCCCCGACTGCTCGAACATGTGCCACGAACCCTCGGGCACGGCGATGAAGGCGCAGATCGGCGTCGGCAAGGGCACGGTGCTGCTGCGCGATTTCGAGCTGGCGCAGGCGATCTTCATCTTCGGCCAGAACCCGGGCACCAACCATCCGCGCATGCTCGGCGAACTTCGCCAGGCGGCCAAGCGCGGCGCGGCCATCGTCTCGTTCAACCCGCTGCGCGAGCGCGGGCTGGAGAAGTTCGCCGATCCGCAAGACAAGCTGGAGATGCTGCACAACGGCTCGACCCGGATCTCCTCGGATTATTTCCAGCTGCGCATCGGCGGCGATCTGGCCGCGGTCAAGGGCATCATCAAGCGGGTGCTGGAACTCGACGCGCAGGCCCAGCGCGACGGCGGCGCGCGCTTGATCGACACCGCGTTCATCGCCGAACACACCGACGGTTTCGATGCTTTCGCCGCCGACGTGGCGGCCGAATCCTGGGACACGATCGTGGCCGAGTCGGGCCTCAGCCGCGCGCAGATCGAGCGCGCCGGCGACATCTACGCCCAGGCCGAAAGCGTCATCTGCTGCTGGGGCATGGGCATCACCCAGCACAAGCATTCGGTCGCGACGATCCACATGATCGTCAATCTGCTGCTGTTGCGCGGCAACATCGGCCGCGACGGCGCCGGCGCCTGCCCGGTGCGCGGGCACAGCAACGTGCAGGGCGACCGCACCATGGGCATCTACGAGAAGCCCTCGACCGCATTCCTCGACCGCTTGCGCGACGTGTTCGGCTTCGAGCCGCCGCGCCGCCACGGCCACGACACCGTCGGCGCGATCGAGGCCATGCTCGACGGCCGCTGCAAGACTTTCTTCGGCCTCGGCGGCAACTTCGCCACCGCCACGCCCGACACCGAGGCCACGCACCGCGCGCTGCGCCGCTGCGACCTCACCGTGCACGTCACCACCAAGCTCAATCGCAGCCACCTCGTGCACGGGCGCGACGCCTACATCCTGCCGTGCCTGGGCCGCACCGAAATCGATATGCAAGCCGCCGGCCCGCAAGGCGTGACGGTCGAAGATTCGATGAGCATGGTCCACCTCTCCGCCGGCATCAACGCGCCGGCCGCGCCGGAGCTGCTGTCGGAACCGGCCATCGTCGCGCGGCTGGCGCACGCCACGCTCGGCGAGCGCAGCAAGATCGATTGGCTGGACCTGATCGGCGACTACGACCGCATCCGCGACCTGATCGCGCGCGTGTTCGACGACTTCCACGACTTCAACCGGCGCGTGCGCGTGCCCGGCGGTTTCCATCTGCCCAACGCCGCGGCCGAGCGGCGCTGGATCAACCCGCAAGGCAAGGCGCTGTTCAAGCCGCACGCGGTGCCGACCGATCTGCCCGTGCACCGCGCCCGCGCCCACGCCGCGCAACCGGTGTTCACCCTCGCCACCACGCGTTCGCACGACCAGTACAACACCACGATCTACGGCCTGAACGACCGCTACCGCGGCGTGTTCGGCGAACGGCGGGTGTTGTTCATCCACGCCGAGGACATCGCCGAGCTCGGCATGAAAGCCGGCGACTGGGTCGATCTGGAGAGCCTGTGCGAAGACGGGATCAAGCGCAGCGCCCAGCGCTTCTTGTTGGTCGAATACGACATCCCGCGCGGCTGCTTAGCCGCGTACTACCCCGAAACCAATGCGCTGGTGCCGCTGTCGAGCTTCGCCGACGAAGCGCGCACGCCGACCTCGAAATCGATCCCGGTGATCGTGCATCCGCACGTGCCGGCCGGCGAAGGGCTGCGATCGGCTAAGGACATCGGCCTTGTCCGAATTGACTGA
- a CDS encoding GFA family protein codes for MTTYSGSCHCGKIAYDVQGELTEAYNCNCSMCGRRGGLLWFVPVSAFSLKTNPEDVATYQFHKHVIEHHFCTQCGIAPFSDGKMPDGTPMVAVNARCLQDVDLSAVKIVEIDGRSF; via the coding sequence ATGACCACGTATTCCGGCAGCTGCCATTGCGGCAAGATCGCCTACGACGTGCAGGGCGAACTCACCGAGGCCTACAACTGCAACTGTTCGATGTGCGGCCGCCGCGGCGGCCTGCTGTGGTTCGTGCCGGTGTCGGCGTTCTCGTTGAAGACCAACCCGGAGGACGTAGCCACCTACCAGTTCCACAAGCACGTCATCGAACACCACTTCTGCACCCAGTGCGGCATCGCGCCCTTCAGCGACGGCAAGATGCCCGACGGCACGCCGATGGTCGCGGTCAATGCGCGCTGTCTGCAGGACGTGGATCTGAGCGCGGTGAAGATCGTCGAGATCGACGGGCGTTCGTTCTGA